In Limosilactobacillus sp. WILCCON 0051, a single window of DNA contains:
- a CDS encoding pLS20_p028 family conjugation system transmembrane protein has translation MLTMLKSLLLQLVPIIAVKAPTDSELSQAVSNSPITDGSSSQIVKFYQEWGPHLHLTWGMFRKMAGWFQSVPVHWIYDFNRGFEKIFTATFSLLGWDGTLSSKGSPLHGLYVVMFSIGWALLGAALIVIVLQSLGHAVKWGKILPNVLMVALTLTVLPLMMRTVSGAGSTSGVGNVAISARKDLNKASDKGMTDDLAIQPIKNNIIDLSTVVRHGWQENPDRLNISKLNTISDENDVSNLDFGDYLDKDTLKNLGLDKDPYKNYTAPLQYHLNDESKQTGGGYILVKNATGVGAGSNNDDVYARYDVDWMGLLGQSIILGVILLIASIRVVKDIFELTAMNLVAPILAFQSVRSPKKLRDLVNSIVGLYLSMVLIVLVLKMFFIFISVAPSKLPTDMTWITHALAVIVIYAGAGYAMLAGISYFERVTGVSQGFADESGHALAAGAMGGAMAGMGARAAGWGFNKVSSFGKSASKGIYSNNGSNNSHNQSHDSSNNTALGNQSQNNHGINDNDNLQNNSANHNLSQNPSNNHNATGINSNTQNADNSSENNNSGQTDTSVDNNADNSMNNNPYDATNYDQQGDTIDGPATGIGGSDELGEEAGYGSDGQGGQGIGEVDGENIGDAGSDQNLDGQPSAYEDPAVDGGIAEPGIDGQDDQPFADSEMGSGIAEPGIDSQDDQPYADSEMGNGIAEHGIDGQDDQPFTDSEMGNGIAEPGIDGQDDQPFTGSEMGSGIAEPGIDSQGNQPFADSEMGNGIAEPGIDAQEAYGHSGNAQPGLADHGINGEAPDKFDMSEKAHQSAEPTGTLEPTRGGGYEYDNGNAGYASQGTAPSISDEKAPDTKTVTHDTPQTTVEKPSVSERINQAGKKLEKSSTSYLSSRRFNMSQRGHVSGRESAPFEDDE, from the coding sequence ATGCTGACAATGCTTAAAAGCCTGCTGCTGCAGTTGGTGCCGATCATTGCAGTCAAGGCGCCAACAGATAGTGAATTGTCGCAGGCAGTCAGCAACAGTCCAATTACGGACGGATCTAGCAGCCAAATTGTCAAATTTTACCAGGAATGGGGACCGCATCTGCATCTGACCTGGGGTATGTTTCGCAAGATGGCCGGTTGGTTTCAATCCGTGCCGGTACACTGGATTTACGATTTTAACCGCGGCTTTGAAAAAATCTTTACGGCAACCTTCAGCCTGCTGGGCTGGGACGGTACCTTGTCCAGCAAGGGATCGCCACTGCATGGACTGTACGTCGTGATGTTTTCGATTGGCTGGGCTTTACTGGGAGCAGCATTAATCGTGATTGTGCTGCAGTCGCTGGGTCACGCTGTCAAGTGGGGCAAGATCTTGCCGAACGTCTTAATGGTTGCCTTGACGCTGACGGTTCTGCCATTGATGATGCGTACGGTCAGTGGCGCCGGATCAACATCAGGTGTTGGCAACGTCGCAATCTCGGCCCGTAAGGACTTAAATAAGGCTAGCGACAAAGGCATGACTGATGATCTGGCAATTCAGCCAATTAAAAACAATATCATTGATCTAAGTACCGTTGTCCGGCACGGCTGGCAGGAAAACCCAGATCGGCTGAATATCTCTAAACTTAATACGATTAGTGATGAAAACGATGTAAGCAATTTGGATTTTGGCGATTATCTGGATAAAGATACGCTCAAAAATCTGGGCTTGGATAAGGATCCTTACAAGAACTATACGGCACCGCTCCAGTATCACTTAAATGATGAGTCTAAGCAGACTGGCGGCGGCTATATTCTAGTAAAAAACGCTACTGGTGTTGGGGCAGGCTCTAACAACGATGACGTCTATGCGCGCTATGACGTTGACTGGATGGGACTGTTGGGACAATCAATTATCTTAGGCGTCATTCTTCTGATTGCCTCAATCCGTGTGGTCAAGGATATCTTTGAGCTGACGGCCATGAATCTGGTTGCGCCGATTCTGGCGTTCCAGTCAGTGCGCAGTCCAAAAAAACTGCGCGATCTGGTTAACTCGATCGTGGGTCTGTATCTTTCTATGGTCCTGATCGTTCTGGTCCTTAAGATGTTCTTCATCTTCATTTCCGTAGCACCATCAAAGCTCCCAACTGATATGACGTGGATCACGCACGCTCTGGCCGTGATCGTGATCTACGCCGGTGCCGGCTATGCAATGCTGGCCGGGATCAGCTACTTTGAACGCGTTACTGGTGTTTCGCAGGGCTTTGCCGACGAAAGCGGGCATGCCCTGGCGGCCGGCGCGATGGGCGGTGCCATGGCTGGTATGGGTGCCAGAGCTGCTGGCTGGGGCTTCAACAAGGTTTCCAGTTTTGGCAAAAGCGCCAGCAAGGGAATCTATAGCAACAACGGTTCCAACAACTCACACAATCAGTCGCATGATTCCAGCAACAACACGGCACTGGGCAATCAATCGCAGAATAATCACGGTATCAACGATAACGATAATCTGCAGAATAACTCAGCCAACCATAACCTGAGTCAGAATCCGTCCAATAATCACAACGCAACCGGAATCAACAGCAATACTCAAAATGCTGACAATTCCAGTGAAAACAACAATTCTGGCCAGACTGACACCAGTGTCGACAACAACGCTGACAACAGCATGAACAATAATCCTTATGATGCTACTAACTATGATCAACAGGGCGACACGATCGATGGCCCGGCAACAGGAATTGGCGGCAGTGATGAGTTGGGCGAAGAAGCCGGCTATGGCAGCGATGGCCAAGGTGGTCAGGGAATTGGCGAAGTCGACGGTGAAAATATCGGAGATGCAGGCAGCGATCAAAACCTGGATGGTCAGCCGAGTGCCTATGAAGATCCAGCTGTGGACGGTGGCATTGCTGAACCTGGAATCGATGGTCAAGACGATCAGCCATTTGCTGACTCTGAAATGGGCAGCGGAATTGCCGAACCTGGAATCGATAGTCAAGACGATCAGCCATACGCTGACTCTGAAATGGGTAACGGTATTGCTGAACATGGAATCGATGGTCAAGACGATCAGCCATTTACTGACTCTGAAATGGGTAACGGTATTGCCGAACCTGGAATCGATGGTCAAGACGATCAGCCATTTACCGGCTCTGAAATGGGCAGCGGCATTGCTGAACCCGGAATTGATAGTCAAGGCAATCAGCCATTTGCTGACTCTGAAATGGGTAACGGTATTGCTGAACCTGGAATCGATGCTCAGGAAGCATATGGCCATAGCGGCAATGCTCAGCCAGGATTAGCAGATCACGGCATTAATGGCGAGGCGCCGGATAAATTTGATATGTCGGAAAAAGCGCATCAATCAGCAGAACCAACCGGAACGTTAGAGCCAACGAGAGGCGGTGGCTATGAATATGATAACGGTAATGCTGGTTATGCTAGTCAAGGAACTGCACCGTCGATTAGTGACGAAAAGGCACCGGATACGAAGACGGTAACGCACGATACGCCGCAAACGACGGTTGAAAAGCCAAGCGTAAGCGAACGAATCAATCAGGCTGGTAAGAAACTGGAGAAGTCCAGTACCAGCTATCTCTCGAGTCGACGCTTCAACATGTCCCAGCGCGGGCACGTCAGCGGACGAGAATCAGCACCGTTTGAAGATGATGAATAA
- a CDS encoding DUF5592 family protein, whose translation MDFGVVPDVRSEIKFFTGVFLKDVGCFGIVIGSAFLLGNLFPAEQTVQQTLFMITSVILAIYLDLRPHTNPGKRNFEVIWMLIVNRQPRLFKSFGYYEFKTVAQMREEDQNFGD comes from the coding sequence ATGGATTTTGGCGTTGTTCCTGACGTCCGATCGGAAATTAAGTTTTTTACCGGTGTTTTTCTTAAGGACGTTGGATGCTTTGGAATTGTAATTGGCAGCGCCTTTCTGCTTGGCAATCTGTTTCCAGCTGAGCAGACAGTGCAGCAGACGCTGTTTATGATCACGTCAGTAATTTTGGCGATTTATCTGGATCTGCGTCCGCATACGAACCCAGGCAAGCGTAATTTTGAGGTGATCTGGATGCTGATTGTTAATCGGCAGCCAAGACTGTTTAAGTCATTCGGCTACTACGAATTTAAAACGGTAGCTCAGATGAGAGAGGAGGACCAGAACTTTGGCGATTAG
- a CDS encoding conjugal transfer protein yields MKRKEILRLTQAGYDLDFLARIQPQGNLKRHARYLEMGDGYVTCLRVYKYPAHGLMPFWGVPLTNNDATMAVISLGTEDRTEILKQLSRSATEQKIRVSGKAKEMDNVEASGTYMDQMRLMSQISQANEVMKRVYMRIFVYAPTLAELEKRTKRLIRENGQFMMARYADEQLSDFESIFIPTMSEQDMLNHPVGVPISARSMSGSYPFNHVKLEDPNGSYYGYTRTSGEVMFDPFQRDRHRTRSFFFVTGNAGMGKSTLLKKLNDDVFARGAYIRNFDVSSEYTDQTRDQNGVIIKLDQPENMINPFEVFPTVVNDDGTVDEINSFAQHVTKLKNFFKFLSEDANSDDMTMLDSWIQDFYIDQNLWVRNPQQNARSMRITGLDHDMYPTLRDFVLYANERQRKAERDPRMRLTSNMVTSMNRITSTFANIEESKGDMFDGITRFPDLTNEQVVTFNIQGLLAQGKPIFNAQIYSVLTLLSADIIKNGMKLRQQLKNGTLDMYSIPWYYLNVDEVENIINPKFTFGVEFLASMMEQMRKNFCAITMAAPTIKDLIMNGNSHDPYVLAVQKIFSLFQIRFFFQISDDDLPRLQMALGGSTTTDELQGLTKLEKTEVLMNINGDRNVQFKVEITHDEERRYGGGI; encoded by the coding sequence ATGAAACGAAAAGAAATTCTACGCTTAACGCAGGCGGGCTATGATCTTGACTTTCTGGCGCGGATTCAGCCGCAAGGCAATTTAAAGCGGCATGCGCGCTACCTGGAAATGGGCGACGGATACGTCACGTGTCTGCGCGTCTACAAATATCCAGCACACGGACTGATGCCGTTTTGGGGCGTGCCATTAACCAATAATGATGCAACCATGGCCGTGATCAGTCTAGGTACGGAAGACCGGACGGAAATTCTGAAGCAGCTGTCACGATCCGCAACGGAACAAAAAATTCGAGTTTCCGGCAAAGCTAAGGAAATGGATAACGTAGAAGCGTCCGGTACTTACATGGACCAAATGCGGCTGATGAGCCAGATCTCGCAGGCTAATGAGGTCATGAAACGCGTCTACATGCGTATTTTTGTCTATGCACCAACACTAGCCGAACTTGAGAAGCGGACAAAACGGCTGATTCGGGAAAACGGCCAGTTTATGATGGCTCGATATGCTGATGAGCAGCTTTCTGATTTTGAGTCGATCTTCATTCCAACGATGAGTGAGCAGGATATGCTTAATCACCCGGTTGGTGTACCAATTTCGGCCCGCTCAATGTCAGGCTCCTATCCGTTCAACCACGTCAAGCTTGAGGATCCAAACGGCTCCTACTACGGCTATACACGGACTTCTGGCGAGGTTATGTTTGATCCGTTTCAGCGGGATCGACACCGGACGCGTTCCTTTTTCTTCGTGACGGGGAATGCCGGTATGGGTAAGTCAACCCTGCTGAAAAAGCTGAACGACGATGTTTTTGCAAGAGGGGCCTACATTCGCAACTTTGACGTCTCCAGCGAGTATACAGATCAGACGCGTGATCAGAACGGCGTCATCATCAAGCTTGATCAGCCGGAAAACATGATCAACCCGTTTGAAGTCTTTCCTACAGTGGTAAATGACGATGGTACGGTCGACGAGATCAACTCCTTTGCCCAGCACGTAACCAAGCTCAAGAACTTCTTCAAGTTTCTGAGCGAGGACGCCAACAGTGACGATATGACGATGCTAGACAGCTGGATTCAAGATTTCTACATTGATCAGAACCTCTGGGTCCGCAATCCGCAGCAGAACGCGCGATCAATGCGCATTACGGGTCTGGATCACGATATGTACCCAACGCTGCGAGATTTCGTGCTGTACGCGAATGAACGTCAGCGAAAAGCGGAACGTGATCCGCGTATGCGACTGACCAGCAACATGGTGACGTCAATGAACCGAATCACCTCTACTTTTGCCAACATCGAGGAATCCAAGGGCGATATGTTTGACGGCATCACCAGGTTTCCTGATCTGACGAACGAACAGGTGGTAACGTTCAACATTCAAGGGCTACTGGCCCAAGGGAAGCCGATTTTTAACGCGCAGATCTACTCGGTCTTGACGCTGTTATCCGCTGATATCATCAAAAACGGTATGAAGCTTCGCCAGCAGCTGAAAAACGGCACGTTGGATATGTATTCGATCCCTTGGTACTACCTGAATGTGGATGAGGTTGAAAACATTATCAATCCAAAGTTTACGTTTGGCGTTGAGTTTTTGGCATCAATGATGGAACAGATGCGCAAAAACTTCTGCGCTATCACGATGGCCGCACCGACGATCAAGGACTTGATCATGAACGGCAACTCGCATGATCCGTACGTTTTGGCCGTGCAAAAGATTTTCTCGCTGTTTCAGATTCGCTTCTTCTTCCAGATTTCTGATGACGATTTACCGCGTCTGCAGATGGCACTGGGCGGCTCAACTACGACTGATGAGCTGCAGGGGCTGACCAAGCTGGAAAAGACGGAGGTTCTGATGAATATCAACGGTGATCGCAATGTGCAGTTTAAGGTTGAGATTACGCATGACGAGGAACGGCGGTATGGAGGTGGCATTTGA
- a CDS encoding phage tail tip lysozyme, with protein sequence MKKKKYWIIGGVAAGLLLLLSIIMAMMMMLSNKSCKTGGTADIGGGSTGGGGAWTQVGTEAYKNAEATFKSWTEKGMSGAQAAGIVGNIGGAEDTGFVLNQAEIGGGTGGGLYQFTPASKYLNDPKSDKSWSVENQRDVVIDLEPATVKQFFADTKGGSPEDAATAWMNYYERPSAAARANTNSARRAAARTAYELFGGANISGSDSILGDAAATADGGSNAQNDENQCSSSSTGAGGDWGWPFASIKNNNPAISGEQLFGHSTSRTGNFHDGVDFGDAAYGGQEIKAIHGGTVYKIGHKGVTQNDLGYYVCVKSDDGYYEVYQEFAFSDSQAAKYIKVKEGDTVKTGDTIGTLPKSGSETSPLVNHVHIGVSKKEISAAESSAFRNDGTWLDPVQLIKDGQSK encoded by the coding sequence TTGAAGAAGAAAAAGTATTGGATTATTGGCGGTGTTGCTGCAGGTCTATTGCTGTTGCTAAGTATCATCATGGCTATGATGATGATGCTCAGCAATAAATCATGCAAGACCGGTGGCACTGCTGATATTGGTGGAGGCAGTACCGGTGGCGGCGGAGCCTGGACGCAGGTGGGAACCGAAGCCTATAAAAATGCAGAAGCCACGTTTAAATCCTGGACCGAAAAAGGTATGAGCGGTGCACAAGCTGCCGGCATCGTCGGCAATATTGGCGGGGCTGAAGATACCGGGTTCGTACTTAATCAAGCTGAAATTGGCGGCGGAACTGGTGGTGGCCTCTATCAATTCACCCCAGCCAGCAAGTATCTCAACGATCCCAAATCCGATAAGTCGTGGTCCGTTGAAAACCAGCGAGACGTAGTGATTGACTTGGAACCGGCAACCGTTAAACAGTTTTTTGCCGACACAAAGGGCGGTTCGCCTGAAGATGCGGCAACCGCTTGGATGAATTACTATGAGCGACCATCTGCTGCAGCCAGAGCAAATACGAACAGTGCGCGACGGGCGGCCGCACGGACTGCCTATGAGCTGTTTGGTGGTGCCAACATTAGCGGTTCAGACTCAATCTTAGGCGATGCCGCAGCAACGGCTGATGGTGGCTCTAACGCGCAAAATGATGAGAACCAGTGCAGTTCTTCAAGTACTGGAGCTGGTGGTGACTGGGGCTGGCCGTTTGCGTCAATCAAAAACAACAATCCGGCAATTTCCGGTGAGCAGCTGTTTGGCCATAGTACGAGTCGGACGGGTAACTTCCACGATGGCGTCGACTTTGGCGATGCCGCCTATGGCGGGCAGGAAATTAAGGCCATTCACGGCGGAACCGTCTATAAGATTGGCCACAAAGGGGTTACGCAAAACGATTTAGGCTACTACGTCTGTGTCAAGTCTGATGATGGCTATTACGAGGTCTATCAAGAGTTTGCCTTCTCAGATAGCCAGGCCGCTAAGTACATTAAGGTCAAGGAAGGCGACACGGTTAAGACCGGCGATACGATTGGCACCTTGCCTAAGTCCGGTTCCGAAACCAGTCCATTGGTCAATCACGTGCATATCGGCGTTTCCAAAAAAGAAATTAGCGCTGCTGAAAGCTCAGCGTTCCGCAATGACGGTACGTGGCTGGATCCGGTACAGCTGATCAAGGACGGGCAATCAAAGTAG
- a CDS encoding type II CAAX endopeptidase family protein — protein MTEDTTQRTDWTIVISYYLIWLGSSLLAGKTSYLSSYAMAGLDTVMLIAIFWRSKELKRPIDINLLKGIGWGLIAWGAVLLAMLGIKALTNNTVGSSNTGLILHMMRKQWLYTIYIVIVAPLLEEIVFRQCLYRRIDTWMTKHWPGMLPKAQFIAAALVVALFFAAMHGDTSLWEYVLISLVLQGLYQRYGDLRVSMAAHLVFNLTTLIVLTCL, from the coding sequence ATGACGGAAGATACGACGCAACGAACGGACTGGACGATTGTTATCAGCTATTATCTGATCTGGCTTGGCTCGTCCCTGCTTGCCGGCAAGACTTCTTATCTCAGTTCCTACGCAATGGCCGGGCTGGATACGGTCATGCTGATCGCCATATTTTGGCGCTCTAAGGAGCTCAAACGGCCAATTGATATAAATCTCCTTAAAGGTATTGGCTGGGGCTTAATCGCGTGGGGAGCCGTCCTGCTGGCCATGCTGGGAATCAAGGCATTGACTAATAATACAGTTGGCAGCAGCAATACCGGCCTCATACTTCATATGATGCGCAAACAATGGCTGTATACTATCTATATCGTGATCGTGGCGCCATTGCTGGAAGAAATTGTGTTTCGGCAGTGTCTTTACCGACGGATTGATACCTGGATGACCAAACACTGGCCTGGCATGCTGCCTAAGGCCCAATTCATCGCAGCAGCATTGGTCGTGGCACTGTTCTTTGCCGCCATGCACGGGGACACGTCGCTATGGGAATACGTGCTGATCAGTTTGGTGCTGCAAGGATTATATCAGCGATATGGCGATTTACGCGTCAGCATGGCCGCGCATCTGGTGTTCAACTTAACGACTCTGATTGTTCTGACTTGTTTATAA
- a CDS encoding Fic family protein translates to MNDNELEKFFLYPNGTLRNKLNILDAEALKDYEYKEVAKHELFYLQRKPRPYPKTFANLIKIHKFLFQNIYEWAGTVRNYNLSKNGYTFLEPDRFGYAIQNIDNLLVNASKIKTLSAEQYAVILDELNYIHPFREGNGRSTKLFVQSFAANHQQIICYPRHNDEMIEALNDADVGKISKLLSLKNTRTKDIAFQYLYNQKKKQSHKR, encoded by the coding sequence ATGAACGATAATGAATTAGAAAAATTTTTTCTATACCCCAACGGAACTCTAAGAAACAAACTCAATATCTTAGATGCTGAAGCATTAAAAGATTATGAATACAAAGAGGTTGCTAAACATGAATTGTTTTATCTACAGAGAAAGCCTCGCCCTTATCCCAAAACATTTGCCAATCTAATTAAAATTCATAAATTTCTTTTTCAAAATATTTATGAATGGGCTGGAACTGTTAGGAACTATAATTTATCTAAAAACGGCTACACATTTCTTGAACCAGATCGTTTTGGCTACGCAATCCAGAATATTGATAATTTATTAGTAAATGCTAGTAAAATTAAAACATTATCTGCGGAGCAATATGCAGTTATTCTTGATGAACTCAATTATATTCACCCTTTTAGGGAAGGTAATGGCCGGTCAACAAAGCTTTTCGTTCAATCATTTGCCGCAAATCATCAACAAATTATTTGTTATCCAAGGCATAATGATGAAATGATTGAAGCATTGAACGATGCAGATGTTGGAAAAATTTCCAAACTGCTGTCTTTAAAAAATACTCGTACTAAAGATATCGCATTTCAGTATCTATATAATCAAAAAAAGAAACAATCACACAAAAGATAA
- a CDS encoding helix-turn-helix domain-containing protein encodes METIQEILQKNNLTQSDVARASGISLATINQAIKKPVSSWSIRILNAIAEVLHQSPGKLLDRLQKSQYSLEINDQYQTIQGVKINDLELYQNIRFVVQNNVLEGWEPTTEDILFLVDSAEHPDPKLEKEYQEIFGNDQ; translated from the coding sequence TTGGAAACGATTCAAGAAATTTTACAAAAAAATAACCTTACTCAAAGTGATGTAGCTAGAGCAAGTGGTATTAGCTTAGCAACCATTAATCAAGCAATTAAAAAGCCCGTCTCAAGCTGGTCTATCCGTATACTAAATGCAATCGCAGAAGTTCTACATCAAAGTCCAGGTAAATTGTTAGATAGATTGCAAAAAAGTCAATATTCTCTAGAAATTAATGACCAATATCAAACCATCCAAGGTGTTAAAATCAATGATTTAGAGCTATACCAAAATATTAGATTTGTTGTACAAAACAACGTTTTGGAAGGCTGGGAGCCAACAACTGAAGACATACTATTCTTAGTAGATAGTGCAGAACATCCGGATCCTAAGCTTGAAAAGGAATATCAGGAAATATTTGGTAATGATCAATGA
- a CDS encoding ParM/StbA family protein, translating into MEYILNVANDLGYGSIKATLNDEKVKMPSVIASEKPQDITEPVSFDDQEQQAAYMKDFINKMDVSVSSSVVTKQGRYLIGQAAVNSNLPLTAFDVNDFAGKSDDDLAMVLTLSLIAGKRVKDAFFNSEDLGETLKVTVNMATALPVAEGKNTGVIDRYKNKFLGKTHTVTFHNFKDPITVAIKFRSVYVALEGEVAQLYIKYADKKFKETLVADLKANYADMAEITADDIVQTQNVLGIDIGEGTTDLVMLVNNLVNAKASTSLAKGYGNVLQLANDVLQKQQMGLFDSRAQLQKYLAQRVSPFARKHQQRVQKVVYEQLDPFADEIVTAVSKTMRAANAQAELIYVYGGGSIPMATQSSLRTKLAEKLRRFTGGDEVPIIWIAPEYAQFLNEKGLELLLSAISE; encoded by the coding sequence ATGGAATATATTTTGAACGTAGCAAATGATTTAGGGTATGGCTCAATCAAAGCAACCTTAAATGATGAAAAGGTCAAGATGCCATCGGTGATTGCCAGCGAGAAGCCGCAGGATATTACGGAACCGGTATCGTTTGATGATCAAGAACAGCAAGCGGCCTACATGAAAGACTTTATCAATAAGATGGACGTATCGGTTTCAAGCTCAGTCGTAACCAAGCAGGGTCGTTATTTGATTGGCCAGGCAGCGGTTAACAGCAATCTGCCATTGACGGCCTTTGACGTTAACGATTTCGCCGGTAAGAGCGACGATGATCTGGCGATGGTCCTGACGCTAAGTCTGATTGCCGGCAAGCGGGTCAAGGACGCCTTCTTCAACAGCGAAGACCTCGGCGAGACGCTGAAGGTTACGGTCAACATGGCCACGGCACTGCCCGTTGCGGAAGGGAAGAATACCGGTGTGATTGACCGCTATAAGAATAAGTTTCTAGGCAAGACGCATACGGTAACGTTCCACAACTTCAAGGATCCAATCACGGTAGCCATCAAGTTCCGGTCGGTCTACGTAGCTTTGGAAGGCGAAGTAGCGCAGCTGTATATCAAGTACGCTGATAAAAAATTCAAGGAAACGCTGGTGGCCGACTTGAAAGCCAACTACGCCGATATGGCCGAAATTACGGCTGATGATATCGTCCAAACACAGAACGTGTTGGGAATCGATATCGGCGAGGGTACGACTGATCTGGTTATGCTTGTGAACAACCTGGTCAACGCTAAGGCCTCTACGTCGCTGGCCAAAGGCTATGGCAACGTCCTGCAGCTGGCCAATGACGTTCTGCAGAAACAGCAGATGGGCTTGTTCGATAGCCGGGCTCAATTGCAGAAATATCTGGCCCAGCGCGTCAGTCCATTCGCACGCAAGCATCAGCAGCGCGTGCAGAAGGTCGTTTATGAACAATTGGATCCGTTCGCTGACGAGATTGTTACCGCAGTCTCAAAAACGATGCGGGCGGCTAACGCTCAAGCAGAACTGATCTATGTCTACGGTGGCGGCTCGATCCCAATGGCTACGCAGTCCAGTCTGCGAACCAAGCTGGCGGAGAAGCTGCGCCGCTTTACCGGTGGCGATGAGGTGCCGATTATCTGGATCGCGCCGGAATATGCTCAGTTTCTAAACGAAAAGGGCCTGGAACTGCTCTTGAGTGCAATTTCTGAATAG